In Kitasatospora sp. NBC_00240, the following are encoded in one genomic region:
- a CDS encoding I78 family peptidase inhibitor encodes MTEETTRDFAGLSVEVAEELARERGWAGVRVLEPGAMITMEYREGRLNLVVRDGVVERGWEG; translated from the coding sequence ATGACGGAGGAGACGACCCGGGATTTCGCCGGGCTGTCCGTCGAGGTCGCCGAGGAACTGGCCCGTGAGCGTGGCTGGGCCGGCGTCCGGGTGCTGGAACCCGGCGCGATGATCACCATGGAGTACCGCGAGGGACGGCTGAACCTGGTGGTCCGGGACGGTGTGGTGGAGCGCGGCTGGGAGGGCTGA
- a CDS encoding phosphatase PAP2 family protein: protein MQAQTESSSAPSRPPAEQVTAYSTWPPLNRTQATLLGLTALAYLIVIAGVLLDTALVDLDWWARLARPYHRWPELEPLLSAWVVAGQRGPSAIAAGGWLVWRACRTHNARPLLVMGTALLLLNVTVGTVKIVTGRLGPHYAHYVGSAELFSGGTIFPSGHTANAVVTWGVLAYLAARWRRTGAVLAGATACSIGLTTVYLGTHWVSDVLAGWAAGLLVLLALPLAEPLLASAAVRIAAHRRARRPGGPTAGP, encoded by the coding sequence GTGCAAGCCCAGACCGAATCATCATCGGCCCCGAGTCGGCCGCCGGCCGAGCAGGTCACGGCCTACTCCACCTGGCCCCCGTTGAACCGGACGCAGGCCACCCTGCTCGGCCTGACCGCACTGGCCTACCTGATCGTCATCGCCGGGGTGCTCCTGGACACCGCCCTGGTGGACCTCGACTGGTGGGCCAGACTGGCCCGGCCCTACCACCGGTGGCCGGAGCTGGAGCCGCTGCTGAGCGCCTGGGTGGTGGCGGGCCAGCGCGGCCCGTCGGCGATCGCGGCCGGCGGCTGGCTGGTCTGGCGCGCCTGCCGGACCCACAACGCGCGCCCGCTGCTGGTGATGGGCACCGCCCTGCTACTGCTCAACGTCACGGTCGGCACCGTGAAGATCGTCACCGGTCGGCTCGGTCCGCACTACGCCCACTACGTCGGCTCGGCCGAACTCTTCTCCGGCGGCACCATCTTCCCCTCCGGTCACACCGCCAACGCGGTGGTCACCTGGGGGGTGCTGGCCTACCTGGCGGCGCGCTGGCGGCGGACCGGCGCCGTCCTGGCCGGCGCCACCGCCTGCTCGATCGGGCTCACCACGGTGTACCTCGGCACGCACTGGGTGAGCGACGTCCTCGCGGGGTGGGCGGCCGGCCTGCTGGTCCTGCTCGCCCTGCCGCTGGCCGAGCCGCTGCTGGCCTCCGCGGCCGTCCGGATCGCGGCCCACCGCCGGGCGCGGCGGCCCGGGGGCCCAACCGCCGGCCCGTGA
- a CDS encoding helix-turn-helix transcriptional regulator produces the protein MDFPQALRERRTRRRLSQLELADRAGTTQRHLSFIETGRSTPGRDLVVRLAESLELPLRERNDLLLSAGFAPAYPRGALGGPELTPVLDALEHILTGHLPYPAVVVDRYGELVAANAAFGLLTEEVPAELLGPATNVYRVALHPRGLAPRIGNFAEWAQHVLTGLRRELERHPDERLDALHAELRSYLPARAPVAAPLGFAVPLELHSRHGLLRLITTITTFATAADVTLAELKLEAFLPADRATSVILAGLRDAQREDGPSGRG, from the coding sequence GTGGACTTCCCTCAGGCACTGCGCGAGCGGCGCACCCGACGCCGCCTCAGCCAGCTCGAACTCGCGGACCGGGCCGGCACCACCCAACGGCACCTCAGCTTCATCGAGACCGGCCGCTCGACGCCCGGGCGTGACCTGGTGGTCCGGCTGGCCGAGTCGCTGGAGCTGCCGCTGCGCGAACGCAACGACCTGCTGCTGTCCGCCGGATTCGCCCCCGCCTATCCGCGCGGCGCCCTGGGCGGCCCCGAACTCACCCCGGTGCTGGACGCGTTGGAGCACATCCTGACGGGCCATCTGCCCTATCCCGCGGTGGTGGTCGACCGGTACGGCGAACTGGTCGCCGCCAACGCGGCGTTCGGGCTGCTCACCGAGGAGGTGCCGGCCGAGCTGCTGGGTCCGGCGACCAACGTCTACCGGGTGGCCCTGCACCCGCGGGGCCTGGCACCGAGGATCGGCAACTTCGCCGAGTGGGCCCAGCACGTGCTGACCGGTTTGCGCCGCGAGCTGGAGCGCCACCCGGACGAGCGGCTGGACGCCCTGCACGCCGAGCTGCGCTCCTACCTGCCGGCCCGGGCGCCCGTCGCGGCCCCGCTGGGATTCGCGGTCCCGCTGGAGCTGCACTCGCGGCACGGCCTGCTGCGGCTGATCACCACCATCACCACCTTCGCCACGGCTGCCGACGTGACCCTGGCGGAGCTGAAGCTGGAGGCCTTCCTGCCGGCCGACCGGGCCACCTCGGTGATCCTCGCGGGGCTCCGGGACGCGCAGCGGGAGGATGGGCCGAGCGGGCGGGGCTGA
- a CDS encoding LLM class flavin-dependent oxidoreductase, which produces MTDEMRVGVVLPTGAAQWDGAGGPRGLLGLGARAEELGFDSLWVGDTLLKPMIEPITLLGALAARTERVTLGTAALLPAFRRPVQTAQALASVDLLSGGRLVVTVGAGFPNRSEREYAASEVPWERRFGRLDETVALWRQLWTSTGPSAFHGKVLHLDDLPGGLAPHRAGGPPIWLGGATPAALARTGRHYDGWLPYPPDHRAYGPGLTEVRRAAAEAGRDQAAVAPALYTTVLIAPDPAAGRKALDVYTRTTYGAPLEVAETIQCLIAGPVEHIARELGRYAEQGARHLVCRIGALDAAAQAEQLEGLAALLPVLRGRD; this is translated from the coding sequence ATGACGGACGAGATGCGCGTGGGAGTGGTACTGCCGACCGGAGCGGCACAGTGGGACGGAGCCGGCGGGCCGCGCGGCCTGCTCGGTCTCGGGGCGCGGGCCGAGGAGCTGGGCTTCGACTCGCTCTGGGTCGGGGACACCCTGCTCAAGCCCATGATCGAGCCGATCACCCTGCTCGGTGCGCTGGCCGCCCGCACCGAGCGGGTCACCCTCGGCACGGCCGCCCTGCTGCCCGCCTTCCGCCGGCCGGTGCAGACGGCGCAGGCGCTCGCCTCGGTGGACCTGCTGTCGGGCGGCCGGCTGGTGGTGACGGTGGGCGCCGGCTTCCCGAACCGCTCCGAGCGGGAGTACGCCGCCTCCGAGGTGCCGTGGGAGCGCAGGTTCGGCCGGTTGGACGAAACCGTGGCGCTCTGGCGGCAGTTGTGGACCTCGACCGGCCCGTCCGCGTTCCACGGCAAGGTGCTGCACCTCGACGACCTGCCCGGGGGCCTCGCCCCGCACCGGGCCGGCGGCCCGCCGATCTGGCTGGGCGGCGCCACCCCCGCGGCGCTGGCCCGGACCGGCCGGCACTACGACGGCTGGCTGCCCTACCCGCCGGACCACCGCGCCTACGGACCGGGCCTGACCGAAGTACGGCGCGCGGCCGCCGAGGCGGGGCGGGACCAGGCCGCGGTCGCCCCCGCGCTCTACACCACCGTGCTGATCGCGCCCGACCCGGCGGCCGGCCGGAAGGCGCTGGACGTGTACACCAGGACGACCTACGGGGCGCCGCTCGAGGTGGCCGAGACGATCCAGTGCCTGATCGCCGGACCGGTCGAGCACATCGCGCGGGAGCTGGGCCGGTACGCGGAGCAGGGCGCCCGGCACCTGGTGTGCCGGATCGGCGCGCTCGACGCCGCCGCCCAGGCGGAGCAACTGGAGGGGCTCGCCGCACTGCTGCCCGTCCTGCGGGGGCGCGACTGA
- the fabG gene encoding 3-oxoacyl-ACP reductase FabG, with protein sequence MTEQSTAPRVAVVTGAARGIGAATALRLAADGYAVAVVDLEEAAGKDTVDKIVAAGGRALAVGADVSDAEQVQAAVDRIAAELGAPVVLVNNAGVLRDNLLFKMSESDWDTVMNVHLKGAFLMTRAVQKHMVDAGFGRVVNLSSSSAQGNRGQANYSAAKAGLQGFTKTLAIELGKFGITANAVAPGFIATEMTAATAARVGMEFEAFKAAAATQIPVNRVGVPEDIANTISFLAGEGAGFVSGQVIYVAGGPLD encoded by the coding sequence ATGACCGAGCAGAGCACCGCCCCCCGGGTCGCGGTCGTCACCGGCGCAGCCCGCGGCATCGGCGCCGCCACCGCACTGCGGCTGGCCGCGGACGGCTACGCCGTCGCCGTGGTCGACCTGGAGGAAGCCGCGGGCAAGGACACCGTGGACAAGATCGTCGCAGCGGGCGGCCGGGCCCTGGCCGTCGGGGCGGACGTCTCCGACGCCGAGCAGGTCCAGGCCGCCGTCGACCGGATCGCGGCCGAGCTCGGCGCCCCGGTCGTCCTGGTCAACAACGCCGGCGTACTGCGCGACAACCTGCTGTTCAAGATGTCCGAGTCCGACTGGGACACCGTGATGAACGTGCACCTCAAGGGTGCTTTCCTGATGACCCGCGCGGTGCAGAAGCACATGGTCGACGCCGGGTTCGGCCGGGTCGTCAACCTGTCCTCCTCCTCCGCCCAGGGCAACCGCGGCCAGGCCAACTACTCCGCCGCCAAGGCCGGCCTGCAGGGCTTCACCAAGACCCTGGCGATCGAGCTGGGCAAGTTCGGCATCACCGCCAACGCCGTCGCGCCCGGCTTCATCGCCACCGAGATGACGGCGGCCACCGCTGCCCGAGTCGGCATGGAGTTCGAGGCCTTCAAGGCGGCGGCCGCCACCCAGATCCCGGTCAACCGGGTCGGCGTCCCCGAGGACATCGCCAACACCATCTCGTTCCTCGCCGGTGAGGGCGCGGGCTTCGTGTCCGGCCAGGTCATCTACGTCGCCGGCGGGCCGCTCGACTGA
- a CDS encoding MarR family winged helix-turn-helix transcriptional regulator, with protein MSARLQQSPGHLIRVAQQVHTRLWSEHVGADLTAPQFAVLLVLALEPGADQRTVGERASLDKATMAEMVARLVRRGLVLRRRDPADGRRKLLALSQNGAQAVREATGGVVRVQRTLFEPLSPEEQLEIVRVMARIARLEPAAVAVLTDARPMLDAQRAIGYLIRVGQQVHTKLWSEHVGSELTAPQYAVLDALELEPGADQRTVGELASLDKATMAEMVSRLVRRGLVLRRRDPSDGRRNLLSLSSAGQDLLHRSAAGVREVQRLLLSPLEEHEHEDALALLAKAARL; from the coding sequence GTGTCCGCGCGACTGCAGCAGTCGCCCGGACACCTCATCCGCGTTGCACAGCAGGTCCACACTCGTCTGTGGTCCGAGCACGTCGGGGCCGACCTCACGGCTCCGCAGTTCGCCGTACTGCTGGTTCTCGCCCTCGAACCGGGCGCCGACCAGCGCACGGTGGGGGAGCGGGCCTCGCTCGACAAGGCCACGATGGCCGAAATGGTCGCCCGTCTGGTGCGGCGCGGCCTGGTGCTGCGGCGTCGCGACCCGGCGGACGGCCGGCGCAAGCTGCTGGCGCTCTCTCAGAACGGCGCCCAGGCGGTCCGCGAGGCCACCGGCGGCGTGGTTCGTGTGCAGCGCACGCTGTTCGAGCCGCTCAGCCCTGAGGAGCAGCTGGAAATCGTCCGGGTGATGGCGAGGATAGCCAGGCTGGAGCCGGCCGCGGTGGCCGTTCTGACCGATGCCCGTCCGATGCTCGACGCCCAGCGGGCGATCGGCTACCTGATCCGCGTCGGGCAGCAGGTGCACACCAAGCTCTGGTCCGAGCATGTCGGCTCGGAGCTGACGGCGCCGCAGTACGCGGTGCTGGACGCACTGGAGCTGGAGCCGGGCGCCGACCAGCGCACGGTCGGCGAGCTGGCCTCGCTGGACAAGGCGACGATGGCCGAGATGGTCAGCCGGCTGGTCCGCCGTGGTCTGGTGCTCCGTCGCCGCGACCCCTCGGACGGTCGTCGCAACCTGCTCTCGCTGTCCTCGGCGGGCCAGGATCTGCTGCACCGCTCCGCGGCCGGGGTGCGCGAGGTGCAGCGACTGCTGCTCTCGCCGCTGGAGGAGCACGAGCACGAGGATGCCCTCGCGCTGCTGGCCAAGGCGGCTCGTCTGTAG
- a CDS encoding aldo/keto reductase — protein sequence MSTIPTVSLNNGAHIPQLGFGVWQVPDAEATAAVRTAIEAGYRSVDTAAVYENEAGTGRAVAEAIAGGVRREDLYITTKLWNSGTADWTGEQGRDAVLKAFDSSLDKLGLDYLDLYLIHWPRPMHGSYLNVWKAFEQLLADGRVKSVGVSNFGPEQLTRLLEESSVVPVLNQVELHPHFPQRQLRAFHAQHGIATEAWSPLGQGKSLLTEPALVKIAEKHGRTTAQVVLRWHLQSGVIAIPKSVTPSRIKENLDVTGFELDAEDFAAIEAVETGIRLGPDPQGFDWN from the coding sequence GTGAGCACCATCCCCACCGTCTCGCTCAACAACGGGGCGCACATCCCGCAGCTCGGCTTCGGTGTCTGGCAGGTCCCGGACGCCGAGGCGACGGCCGCGGTCCGCACGGCGATCGAGGCGGGCTACCGATCCGTCGACACCGCCGCGGTCTACGAGAACGAGGCCGGCACCGGCCGGGCCGTCGCGGAGGCGATCGCCGGCGGCGTCCGCCGCGAGGACCTGTACATCACCACCAAGCTGTGGAACTCGGGCACCGCCGACTGGACGGGCGAGCAGGGCCGCGACGCGGTGCTCAAGGCCTTCGACAGCTCGCTCGACAAGCTGGGCCTGGACTACCTCGACCTGTACCTGATCCACTGGCCGCGGCCGATGCACGGCAGCTACCTGAACGTGTGGAAGGCCTTCGAGCAGCTGCTCGCGGACGGCCGGGTGAAGTCGGTGGGCGTCTCGAACTTCGGCCCCGAGCAGCTGACCCGCCTGCTGGAGGAGTCCTCCGTGGTGCCGGTCCTCAACCAGGTCGAGCTGCACCCGCACTTCCCGCAGCGCCAGCTGCGCGCCTTCCACGCCCAGCACGGCATCGCCACCGAGGCGTGGAGCCCGCTGGGCCAGGGCAAGAGCCTGCTGACCGAGCCCGCCCTCGTGAAGATCGCCGAGAAGCACGGCCGGACCACCGCCCAGGTGGTGCTGCGCTGGCACCTGCAGAGCGGCGTGATCGCGATCCCGAAGTCGGTCACCCCTTCGCGGATCAAGGAGAACCTGGACGTCACCGGCTTCGAGCTGGACGCCGAGGACTTCGCGGCGATCGAGGCCGTCGAGACCGGCATCCGTCTCGGCCCGGACCCGCAGGGCTTCGACTGGAACTGA